Part of the Trypanosoma brucei gambiense DAL972 chromosome 6, complete sequence genome is shown below.
ATACAAAACAGGAGACCTTGGAGGTAACTTAGTGCATGTGCGGGTGAGGAACACCACTACAAAACTGCATTCATTCTGGGATGATATTTGCCGTCCTAGTATTTCCATGAAGCGCCCTCTGGAGGAAAAGCACTACGCAAAGGTAAGGAGTTTTGCCGACCGTTTAGTGGAGACGTACGATGTCTCCTGGGAGCACAGGAGGCAAACTAACGCAACTATTATGTCCATGGAAGGTTTTGAACTCGCAAAGGAGATTGCTTATGCTGGTGTTGTTAATGGCAGTCAATTGAGCTCCCAATACGTGGATAGATGCGTGGAAACTGCAGAGCAGCGTATGACTCTAGCAGGTTACCGATTGGCGACTCATTTGAACAACATACTCGGTAGCAAACCAGCAGCTCCCGCTGTTCCACCGGCTGAGGGTGGTGTGTGTAGTACGGCGACGTATGGAGCAATTTTGATACTAGGAGTTCTATTTTGTTGTCATTTTTAATTTATCTCTGACTATTAGATTGTTACTTATTTACttgttcctctttcttcccctctcGTTATGGGCGCTAAAATCTTTTTGTTACTTAACGAAAATCCTGTGGAAGGCTTCGTTCAATTATAATGAATTCACGATTTCTTTATGTGGATCTAAAGGTCGTTGTTATTCCCATTTGTTTTTAGCGGGCATTTATCTATAACGCGTATGTGCACAGttatttgttgtatttcACGTTTTGTCCCGTCGTTCTCATGGTCGGATGCCTTTCGCGCTATGACGGATCCCATATTCCACAAGGTAGAAACGACACTGGGTTGCCTAGTGGTGGTGCCGCAACTGAGAGGGTGATTGGCGCAACGGTATTAAACAGAGGTAAAAActgccttttttgtgtgtattgCGGATTGTAACGTAATTCTCAGGTGATATTTGTTTTGAGAAAATGAGAACGGGGATGCAGCAACGTTTGTGGAATATTTGTGTGCTTGGTTGTACCTTTCGTTCCCTCTCAGATGTACACTTATCTCGGCATGAAACTTgttattactttttctcttttttcataTACCCTGCAATATCCCCTACAAAATGATTTACCTCTCCGACATATTGacacttttttgtgtgttacaATTGGTGTATCGGTTTTTAAACCCGCAATGTTGGCTATATTTTGTTCGTTTCGtttaatacatatatataggtATATGGATACATCTTAAGCGTATGTTTAACCATACTATTACCCTCTTGTTTTTAACTtgttataaatatatttttaatgttttttttttaaaatgaaaGTGAGGTAGCGTTAGCAAATCACACGACTAGGCTGTGTGGGATCGTTATACATCGCCACATTTAGTGCTTCTGCTCGTTAGACGCTGTGagatttatatatttttcggTCGTGTTTCCACCTGTTGTCACTGTTTCATCagtttattcctttttgcaccttctctctcccttcccGTATCTTCTTATCTTTATTTGGGAGATATCGAGTAACACATTACATGGAAGGGGAACTTGCCTTCGTGAAGAGTGAACATGTGCTGGACAATATAACAGGTAAAGAGTTGAATGCTTTCAAATTGCAGGAGCACTCTGGTGACAAAGTTTATGTCCCACCAAATTCTAATGGTAATTTTGATCTTAAGGTGGGCCAACAGTACACAAATATCGGAAAAGACACATCCGAGTCACAAAAAACTGAAGGGGGGAAGACGGTTCTCCTCCACAGCCCGACCTCACTGACACCCACCAAAAAACTTTCGTCTGTTGGCGACATTGCCGTTAGCGCGGCGAGCGTGCTCGATGTTGACGGGAAGGATCTGTTTTTGAGCCCAAAAGAGGCAAAAAACGTTATTGATGACGCTGAAGGAAGTGTCATTTTCTCACAGAAGGGGCGCGATACCCCCTCCATTTGTGGTGCCGCTGAAGGTGTTCGATTGCAAGACGGTGCCAGGGACATGTTGTTCTTTTCTCCACTTCTTCAGCCGCTGGAAGCCGGTGGGAAGAATTTTCAAGATCCCGTTCATGAGTATGTTCACCTTCCCAACGTCGCAATTCGCATTATAGATACTGTTGAGTTTCAACGCCTCCGCACGGTGAAGCAGCTTGGTACCGTATGCTTCCTCTATCCTGCCGCTACGCACACGCGATTCGAGCATTCCATAGGGGTTGCGCATCTCGCATCAGAGATGCTTAAACACATTGCATCATGTCAACCTGAGCTTGGAATAACCAGAGCAGATGTTTTAAGTGTTATTATTGCTGGTCTCTGCCACGACCTCGGACACGGGCCCTTTAGCCACTCCTTTGAAGTTGCTGTTAATCGCATTCGCTCGAAAACTGGTGCTCGAAAACTGTGGCGTCATGAGCATATGTCGGTTTTACTGTTGCGCCGCATTTTAAAGAAGATAGAGATTAGAAAATACGGTTTGAATGAAGACGATGTGAGATTTATTGAGCTATGTATTACTGGTCTTCACCCTTCGAAGCGCTGGCCGGAGAACATTGGCAGaccggagaaaaaaagattccTGCTGGAGATTGTCTCAAATAAACGCAACGGCATGGATGTGGACAAACTTGATTACTTTCACCGTGACTCGATTGCTTGCTATGGTCGGGCAGCCGTTGATGTGCAAATTCGTCGACTGCTGAAGTCGTGCAAGGTACTTTGTTGTGAGGAGCAGCACCAAATATGTTTTGAGGAAAAGATGGCCCTTAGTCTCGGGGATATATTTAGTGTACGGGCAAAATTGCACAAACACGCATACCAGCACCGCGTAACCCTGGCCATTGAGCAAATGATGATCGATGCACTGTACGAGGCTGAGCCTTTCTTCCTCGTACCTGGAAAAAATGGCAGAAAGCTACGCTTGTCTGAGTG
Proteins encoded:
- a CDS encoding single strand-specific nuclease, putative: MRGPVTILLQILLMVVIIFSSLPVDTWAAFGHMVVAEIAKRNLDADVLEKVKQYTQHLSESGPFPKIPDFVQSACWPDDLKSYDLGVMNGWHYTANVYSRDGFELKEPLQQKSNIVSVIDSLSATLSYHETPLYVRSFALAHLIHHYGDIHQPLHTTSQVSSEYKTGDLGGNLVHVRVRNTTTKLHSFWDDICRPSISMKRPLEEKHYAKVRSFADRLVETYDVSWEHRRQTNATIMSMEGFELAKEIAYAGVVNGSQLSSQYVDRCVETAEQRMTLAGYRLATHLNNILGSKPAAPAVPPAEGGVCSTATYGAILILGVLFCCHF